A window of the Leptospira brenneri genome harbors these coding sequences:
- a CDS encoding HlyD family efflux transporter periplasmic adaptor subunit, producing the protein MFKKFGNIKETDSNWESRHSASYYDELLKHPAPNWERKGIYLITGFFICFILFLVFGKVDVVVQATGSIRPKGNYHVVEALETGTLTNLYVKSGDFLKKGDPIMELEFSEQQIELSKDTNNLDYEEKKLQRLIRNKREAEKILKNLAYNLENNSGSALSGGVLSKFVNLKKAFMDFQNGVGAKFIYDQNLLEFNEEFGNLKDEIQREENIILSLRGDTKLKRERVANAIIRMPFSGIIGELSVNNVGQNIIRGQTVASLMEEGQPLEAIVEVSSKDIAAVRIGLLSVIKVKAFHQNDFGVVEGTVSQIIPNTKDKDSFSVVLVLGTQDLNQDGKEFHLFPGLKVVADIIIDRKSIYKILFRYADPRN; encoded by the coding sequence ATGTTTAAAAAATTTGGGAATATAAAAGAAACAGATTCCAATTGGGAATCTCGCCATTCTGCATCTTATTATGATGAATTATTAAAACACCCTGCACCAAACTGGGAACGAAAAGGAATTTATCTCATTACAGGATTTTTTATATGTTTCATTTTGTTTTTGGTTTTTGGAAAGGTCGATGTGGTTGTCCAAGCGACAGGTTCCATTCGTCCTAAAGGTAACTACCATGTCGTGGAAGCTTTGGAAACGGGAACATTAACCAATCTATATGTAAAATCAGGGGATTTCTTAAAGAAAGGTGATCCCATTATGGAGTTAGAATTTTCAGAACAACAAATTGAATTATCAAAAGATACAAACAATTTAGATTATGAAGAAAAGAAATTACAAAGACTAATTCGAAACAAAAGAGAAGCTGAAAAAATTTTAAAGAATCTTGCTTATAATTTAGAAAATAATTCTGGTTCTGCACTTTCCGGTGGTGTCTTAAGCAAATTTGTAAATCTAAAAAAAGCGTTTATGGATTTTCAAAATGGTGTTGGTGCGAAGTTTATTTATGATCAAAATTTATTAGAGTTTAATGAAGAATTTGGAAACTTAAAAGATGAAATCCAAAGAGAAGAAAATATCATTTTAAGTCTTAGGGGTGATACCAAATTAAAACGGGAAAGAGTTGCGAATGCAATCATCCGAATGCCTTTTTCTGGAATCATTGGTGAACTTTCGGTGAATAACGTAGGGCAAAATATCATCCGTGGGCAAACTGTTGCATCCTTAATGGAAGAGGGACAACCACTCGAAGCAATCGTTGAGGTGAGTAGTAAGGATATTGCGGCTGTTCGAATTGGTTTATTATCAGTAATCAAAGTAAAGGCATTTCATCAAAATGATTTTGGTGTCGTGGAAGGTACTGTTTCTCAAATCATTCCTAATACCAAAGATAAGGATTCCTTTTCTGTAGTTCTTGTTTTAGGAACTCAAGATTTGAACCAAGATGGAAAGGAGTTTCATTTATTTCCGGGTTTAAAGGTTGTCGCTGATATCATCATCGATCGAAAGAGTATTTATAAAATTTTGTTTCGTTATGCTGATCCTAGGAACTAG
- a CDS encoding ATP-binding cassette domain-containing protein, producing MKKSLKEIPNVFADDDFLSTLSSVDLKKLIGLFEFRSLVANDRIGATQSEPTPILFVETGRIQVKLKINEKELLIRTLTENSFYGILELSSDLLEKQIFQVEENSKVRVLPSNQFLKFIESDKKRKGLWNEYKENAQLRDELRIHPYFRKLSNSEIEDLSKVLVKRKISPGQVLIKEGSKSSSLFFIRSGRFKVTKSTWQKDYFSFVEAGSVLGEMGVLEKKTRNATVSAVEESFVYELSSTDASNFFKKSESLLITIRSIMSERKLNLGDGSEDEQFVTSTIYEEDQFHILPKLKFSPPLRNQISFPFLFQDGRSQSGDACRKMIFRYWGYSFANYDADSAFPDFDPDIRPTHWKSSFGEGKGDCYFVNWKDHESELNNHPTINFFENSKYIIVKSIGQKKVLIIDPEFGEISLSREEWEKKSSSVVIYFVPKIKPENQWEWKSKFFAGLAEYFLPALKYLKAGIVASFVIKGLEVFIPLINLYLIDAVLLKENKEFFFPVIFAVVLLSFSQSFLAYFRSNVIFFTSNRVNQTIAIRFLVKLISLPISFFERNRKGEILNRWEEIESVILYFSDQGAMKIFDLVFSSLVFVIFLFLSPILLLIIGLLILPEMLILRSLAPKITEETKKESLKKSETLSYFIETINGFETIKNLGATYSHRWDFEKRLTTQLNSEGKKLFYSNLLFTNTEFFKQITVVVVMLIGSILILKDQMTLGTLYAIIGLIAYIRNPILSLYDDFLKLQKANVSWNRLRSFESLDSEITDRDNLFKVDLPEVKGQIEFRNISFSYDTLKPESGIRNLKIKIQPGKKVAFVGRSGSGKSTILKLILGLYNPQEGQIIIDDVSLDEIWLPSLRTKIGVLFQENPLIAGTVRENISITKPEATLSEVVEAAKLACIHNDIVKLPLGYDTEISEKGFIFSGGQKQRVSLARLFLQRPNVLLLDEPTAALDKETEFRILSHINSVFANATIITVAHRLDTIRNYDQIFVLERGKLEGMGTHRELLSKGGIYQLLHSKQEAIR from the coding sequence TTGAAAAAAAGTTTAAAAGAAATTCCTAACGTTTTTGCCGATGATGATTTTTTATCTACATTATCATCAGTCGATTTAAAAAAACTAATAGGGTTATTTGAATTTAGATCTCTAGTTGCCAATGATAGAATTGGTGCTACTCAATCAGAACCAACACCAATCCTTTTTGTAGAAACAGGAAGAATCCAAGTAAAACTAAAAATCAATGAAAAAGAATTATTAATTAGAACACTAACAGAAAATTCTTTTTATGGGATTTTGGAATTATCGTCTGATTTGTTAGAGAAACAAATCTTTCAGGTGGAAGAAAATTCAAAAGTTCGCGTTTTACCTTCTAATCAGTTTTTAAAGTTTATTGAATCAGATAAAAAAAGAAAAGGGTTATGGAACGAATACAAAGAAAATGCCCAACTTCGTGATGAATTAAGAATCCATCCTTATTTTCGAAAACTTTCAAATTCAGAGATTGAAGATTTATCAAAAGTACTGGTAAAAAGAAAAATATCTCCTGGCCAAGTATTGATCAAAGAAGGAAGTAAAAGTTCTTCTTTATTTTTCATTCGTTCTGGCCGCTTTAAAGTCACTAAGTCTACCTGGCAAAAAGATTATTTTTCTTTTGTGGAAGCAGGTTCAGTGTTAGGTGAAATGGGGGTATTGGAAAAAAAAACCAGGAATGCCACCGTATCTGCTGTAGAAGAAAGTTTTGTTTATGAGTTATCTTCTACAGATGCGAGTAACTTTTTTAAAAAATCGGAAAGTTTACTTATCACAATTCGTTCGATTATGAGCGAAAGGAAACTAAATTTAGGTGATGGATCGGAAGATGAACAATTTGTTACGTCTACAATTTATGAAGAAGATCAGTTCCATATTCTACCAAAACTAAAATTTAGTCCTCCACTTAGAAATCAAATCAGCTTTCCTTTTTTATTTCAAGATGGTCGGTCTCAGTCTGGTGATGCCTGTCGAAAAATGATATTTCGTTATTGGGGGTATTCATTTGCAAATTATGATGCTGATTCTGCCTTTCCTGACTTTGATCCAGACATTCGACCAACTCATTGGAAAAGTAGTTTTGGGGAAGGAAAAGGTGATTGTTATTTTGTTAATTGGAAAGACCACGAATCAGAATTAAATAATCATCCAACTATCAATTTCTTTGAAAATTCAAAGTATATAATCGTAAAGTCCATTGGACAAAAGAAAGTTTTAATTATAGATCCAGAATTCGGTGAGATAAGTCTTTCTCGTGAAGAATGGGAAAAAAAATCCTCGAGTGTCGTGATCTATTTTGTTCCCAAGATAAAACCAGAAAACCAATGGGAATGGAAAAGTAAATTTTTTGCAGGACTTGCTGAGTATTTTTTACCCGCACTTAAATACTTAAAAGCAGGGATTGTTGCTAGTTTTGTGATCAAAGGTTTGGAAGTATTTATACCACTAATCAACTTATATTTAATTGATGCGGTTTTGTTAAAAGAAAACAAAGAGTTTTTTTTTCCTGTGATTTTTGCAGTAGTTTTGCTTAGTTTTTCGCAATCTTTTTTAGCATATTTTAGATCGAATGTTATTTTTTTTACAAGCAATCGTGTGAATCAAACAATTGCGATTCGATTTTTAGTAAAATTAATTTCATTACCTATCTCTTTTTTTGAAAGAAATAGAAAAGGTGAAATTTTAAATCGTTGGGAGGAAATTGAATCTGTAATTTTATATTTTTCTGATCAAGGAGCAATGAAAATATTTGATTTAGTTTTTAGTTCTTTGGTGTTTGTCATCTTTTTATTTCTTTCTCCAATATTATTACTCATCATTGGTTTATTGATTTTACCTGAAATGTTGATCCTTCGTTCTCTTGCTCCAAAAATAACAGAAGAAACAAAAAAGGAATCTTTAAAAAAATCGGAAACACTGAGTTATTTTATCGAGACCATCAATGGTTTTGAAACAATAAAAAATTTAGGAGCTACTTATTCGCACCGTTGGGACTTCGAAAAAAGGCTCACAACTCAGTTAAATTCAGAAGGAAAAAAATTATTTTATTCCAACTTACTTTTTACGAATACTGAATTTTTTAAACAGATTACGGTTGTTGTGGTTATGTTAATTGGTAGTATTTTGATTCTAAAAGATCAAATGACCTTGGGAACTTTGTATGCAATCATTGGTCTTATCGCTTACATTCGAAATCCAATTCTTTCTTTATATGACGATTTTTTAAAACTACAGAAAGCCAATGTCTCTTGGAATCGTTTGCGTAGTTTCGAATCTTTAGATAGCGAAATTACCGATAGAGATAATTTATTTAAAGTAGATTTGCCAGAAGTAAAGGGACAAATCGAATTTAGAAATATTAGTTTTTCTTATGATACTTTAAAGCCAGAGTCTGGAATTCGTAACTTAAAAATCAAAATCCAACCAGGTAAAAAAGTAGCCTTTGTTGGTAGAAGTGGCAGTGGAAAATCAACCATTCTAAAGCTAATTCTTGGATTGTACAATCCACAAGAAGGTCAGATCATTATTGATGATGTTTCATTAGATGAAATTTGGTTACCAAGCTTACGAACTAAAATTGGTGTTCTTTTTCAGGAGAATCCATTAATTGCGGGAACAGTGAGAGAAAATATTTCCATCACTAAACCTGAAGCAACTTTAAGTGAGGTTGTCGAGGCAGCTAAATTAGCTTGTATTCATAATGATATCGTAAAACTCCCGCTTGGTTATGATACGGAAATTTCGGAAAAAGGTTTTATTTTTTCAGGTGGTCAAAAACAAAGAGTTTCATTGGCCCGTTTGTTTTTACAGAGACCCAACGTTTTGTTATTGGATGAACCAACGGCGGCCTTGGATAAAGAAACCGAATTCCGGATTCTGTCTCATATAAATTCTGTATTTGCAAATGCAACCATCATCACGGTTGCACACCGTTTGGATACAATTCGTAATTATGATCAAATTTTTGTCTTGGAACGCGGGAAATTAGAGGGGATGGGCACTCACAGAGAGTTACTTTCTAAAGGTGGAATTTATCAATTACTTCATTCCAAACAGGAAGCGATCCGATAA
- a CDS encoding TolC family protein, with protein sequence MFLLGISPFFYLWPDAVDFYDLPKLVGEKSYELKLKEMEIERKKVDIDSKTLRYLPSVNLDHSPFFESLRGDGYNRKGWSTSLNLNWNFQEQGNTVLTNMIMELEYERLLLEYKALFQKELFDQAFQYAETLKLLAFYDYDFSNEAGADKQFQTVQKLYKQGIESYLVTQNSKVDYFFYKYNVTKSRLDQQKSQSIFRRKFLLKEVSLKQIPEREYKILPLESTLSEYEKNLTDLNFDIILTINQVKILEVQKLVRFNELWVPDFFVNVYNQSSRESFSGLSGTWTNSMEVYDYSRNDFSRYARSSDADFNVGGNFGFRFPLFNRWLSKNEFDKSKIEIKLAKSQSQFLRENTGLYLYELIQQHNNLVELYDISRESKRIAEENYQIMEKAYKTGSASVIELQTVDRRLRDVMRNEIQNRYDLIQLRLQIGLLLGDTMKFLTN encoded by the coding sequence TTGTTTTTGCTAGGTATCTCGCCATTTTTTTACCTTTGGCCAGATGCGGTAGATTTTTATGACTTACCAAAGTTAGTTGGAGAAAAGTCATACGAATTGAAACTAAAGGAAATGGAAATTGAGCGAAAAAAAGTTGATATTGACTCAAAAACTCTACGTTATTTACCTTCCGTTAACCTTGACCATTCTCCTTTTTTTGAATCTTTACGTGGCGATGGCTATAACAGAAAAGGTTGGAGCACATCTTTAAATCTCAATTGGAATTTCCAAGAACAAGGAAATACAGTTCTTACTAATATGATTATGGAATTGGAATATGAGCGATTGTTGTTAGAATACAAAGCTTTGTTCCAAAAAGAACTATTTGACCAGGCTTTTCAATATGCAGAAACATTGAAACTTCTGGCATTTTATGATTATGATTTTTCGAATGAAGCCGGTGCTGATAAACAATTTCAGACAGTCCAAAAACTTTATAAACAAGGAATAGAATCTTATTTAGTAACACAAAACTCCAAAGTAGATTATTTCTTTTATAAATATAATGTAACTAAATCGAGATTGGACCAACAAAAAAGTCAGTCAATCTTTAGAAGAAAGTTTTTATTAAAAGAAGTTTCTTTGAAACAAATTCCGGAACGGGAATACAAAATTTTACCTTTGGAATCGACTTTATCTGAATATGAGAAGAATTTAACCGATTTAAATTTTGATATTATTTTGACTATCAATCAAGTAAAGATATTGGAAGTGCAAAAGTTAGTTCGTTTTAATGAACTTTGGGTTCCTGATTTTTTTGTGAATGTTTACAATCAATCCAGTCGTGAGTCGTTTTCTGGATTAAGTGGAACGTGGACAAACTCCATGGAAGTTTATGATTATAGCCGTAATGACTTTAGTCGGTATGCCAGGTCATCTGATGCAGATTTTAATGTTGGTGGAAATTTTGGATTTAGATTCCCTTTATTTAATCGTTGGTTGTCTAAAAATGAATTTGATAAATCAAAAATTGAAATTAAATTAGCAAAGTCCCAGTCACAGTTTCTGCGAGAGAATACTGGATTATATCTTTATGAGCTCATACAACAACATAATAATTTAGTTGAGTTGTATGACATTTCTCGTGAAAGCAAAAGAATAGCCGAAGAAAATTATCAAATTATGGAAAAAGCATATAAAACGGGCTCTGCTTCTGTAATTGAATTACAAACGGTTGATAGACGCCTTCGCGATGTAATGCGAAATGAAATTCAAAACCGTTATGATTTGATTCAACTTAGACTTCAAATTGGTCTCCTTCTCGGAGACACTATGAAATTTTTGACCAATTAA
- a CDS encoding LBF_2127 family putative lipoprotein — protein sequence MRTIPSYLLFFLLIHCSVDLRQVPPPSPNGNTNRTQTNLPLVIGKFEILSADRGVYTDAWRMAWKGHLTSSGLFPNVVTELDAKITSDFYTIDVEMKSHYEDKYNWWYTWPALWPFTMVWPIQYRLAEYTVDFKYKLYKNKTLIKEETISKNGNTSEFLYGLFKVRNFQRMIEETNLEAVRTCIQNLSESL from the coding sequence ATGAGAACCATCCCCTCTTATCTATTGTTTTTTTTACTCATTCACTGTTCTGTTGATTTGCGTCAGGTACCACCTCCATCTCCGAATGGAAATACAAATCGAACACAAACTAACCTTCCCTTAGTGATTGGAAAGTTTGAAATCCTTTCGGCAGATCGCGGAGTTTACACAGATGCTTGGCGGATGGCGTGGAAAGGTCACCTAACCTCTTCCGGTCTATTTCCAAATGTCGTTACTGAATTGGATGCGAAAATTACATCCGATTTTTATACCATTGATGTTGAAATGAAATCCCATTATGAAGACAAATACAATTGGTGGTATACTTGGCCTGCTCTATGGCCATTCACAATGGTTTGGCCCATCCAATATAGATTAGCTGAATACACAGTTGATTTCAAATATAAACTTTATAAAAACAAAACTCTTATTAAAGAGGAGACCATCTCCAAAAATGGAAACACATCGGAATTTTTATATGGTCTATTCAAAGTGCGAAACTTTCAACGAATGATTGAAGAAACAAATTTGGAAGCAGTTAGAACATGTATTCAAAATTTATCCGAATCATTGTAG
- a CDS encoding DUF2079 domain-containing protein, with protein sequence MKSFRYHLPSILLWLVVFYFLSERSIFRYQNMGAGVDIGLFENLFYNLIHNAKAVTTLGVSGNLHHYFSDHINLYIYPLSLLYKFFPFVESLLIFQAFVLSSPILIFPFYKKNDFYQWIFPLLYGLYLPIYWIQIFDFHPEVLWIPLFFLFYHFWKQNSVWWILFFTFSLFVKEECALVWIVFAFLEYKFRKKESILIGIISLVYFFLCILLLGELQNSGSEIPLPAHLERYQNPIAALNNLHLFPYLLLFLNLPFLFFQFRNKLILCLVPYFLYSLFSSYEVNKTPFTHHSFVAIPIIILSFTESIENLHPKNSRLFLYLSVFVSICLFIFWGPPSKSYSFRKDFMNPGVSQEDVKTLRTLFEGKSIVSNVPQYLANRTSVYLFLPNHDDYADYLIFYQFPLITQIPPIPKQYQWEQTIENHIQIYKLKEN encoded by the coding sequence ATGAAAAGTTTTCGTTACCACCTTCCATCCATATTACTTTGGTTGGTTGTATTTTATTTTTTATCAGAAAGATCAATCTTTCGTTACCAAAATATGGGTGCCGGTGTAGACATCGGTCTTTTTGAAAATCTATTTTATAATTTGATTCATAATGCAAAAGCAGTCACTACTTTAGGAGTTAGTGGCAATCTTCATCATTATTTTTCTGATCATATCAATTTGTATATTTATCCACTATCTTTATTATATAAATTTTTTCCTTTTGTAGAGAGTTTACTAATATTCCAGGCATTTGTTCTAAGTTCACCGATTCTCATTTTTCCATTTTACAAAAAAAATGACTTTTATCAATGGATCTTCCCTTTGTTATACGGACTCTATTTACCAATTTACTGGATTCAAATTTTTGATTTCCATCCAGAAGTTCTTTGGATTCCTTTATTTTTTTTATTTTATCACTTTTGGAAACAAAATTCTGTCTGGTGGATTTTGTTTTTTACTTTCAGTTTGTTTGTAAAAGAAGAATGTGCACTCGTTTGGATTGTTTTTGCTTTCTTAGAATACAAATTTAGAAAAAAAGAAAGTATCTTGATTGGAATCATTTCTTTAGTCTACTTTTTTCTTTGTATCCTTTTACTCGGAGAACTCCAAAACTCTGGTTCAGAAATTCCTTTGCCTGCCCACTTAGAGCGTTACCAAAATCCGATAGCTGCCTTAAACAATTTACATTTATTTCCTTATCTCCTTTTATTTCTAAACTTACCTTTTTTATTTTTTCAATTTCGAAACAAACTCATTCTCTGCTTAGTTCCTTATTTTTTATATTCCCTTTTTTCTAGTTATGAAGTAAATAAAACTCCATTCACTCACCATAGCTTTGTTGCCATTCCCATCATAATACTTAGTTTTACGGAATCTATAGAAAACCTTCATCCAAAAAACAGTCGTTTGTTTCTTTACTTGTCAGTATTTGTTTCCATTTGTTTATTTATTTTTTGGGGACCACCTTCCAAGTCTTATTCCTTTAGAAAAGATTTTATGAATCCAGGTGTTTCCCAAGAAGATGTAAAAACCTTGCGGACTTTATTTGAAGGAAAATCCATAGTTTCCAACGTACCACAGTATTTAGCAAACCGAACAAGTGTTTATTTGTTTTTACCCAATCACGATGATTACGCAGACTATTTAATATTTTACCAATTTCCATTAATCACTCAAATTCCCCCGATACCGAAACAATACCAATGGGAACAAACAATAGAAAACCATATACAAATCTATAAACTTAAGGAAAATTGA
- a CDS encoding NAD(P)/FAD-dependent oxidoreductase: protein MKLELNVRVTPEIATNPDHLLQFVSKQNKIPKSDIKHIECTSRSIDARQRNVVFQLRLDVYVNEDYIPLEYPTPNFPNVNLAEPVIIIGAGPAGLFAALRVLELGKKPIILERGKNVKDRVEDLRGINVHHIVNEDSNYCFGEGGAGTYSDGKLYTRSKKRGNIRKVLEYLVSFGATKQILVDAHPHIGTNKLPRIIQNIRECILSAGGEIHFKTRITDLILVGNSIAGVKSASGDQWKAKNVIIATGHSGREMFQLLYEKGIEIETKPLAIGVRVEHPQSLIDSIQYHCDVKNPLLPASEYSLVKQINGRGVYSFCMCPGGVIAPCATKPGEVVTNGWSSAERSRPTANSGIVVELRFDDFKPFESYGVFSALQYQSSIEQKAFLMNGGTQKAPAQRMVDFTNNKVSAELPKTSYTPGLVSVSLSELLPPLIADALKKGFQEFDSSMKGYFTNEAIIHAPETRTSSPIQVPRNPETLEHIRIKGLFPCGEGAGYAGGIVSAAIDGMKCAEAAITGSFSK, encoded by the coding sequence CCAGACAAAGGAATGTGGTTTTTCAATTACGTTTAGATGTATATGTAAACGAAGATTATATTCCATTAGAATATCCTACTCCGAATTTCCCTAATGTAAATTTAGCAGAGCCGGTAATTATCATTGGTGCAGGACCCGCTGGACTTTTTGCTGCCTTACGCGTCTTAGAATTGGGAAAAAAACCAATCATCCTGGAACGAGGAAAAAATGTAAAAGATCGAGTGGAAGATCTTCGGGGAATCAATGTCCATCACATTGTAAACGAAGATTCCAACTATTGTTTTGGAGAAGGAGGAGCCGGAACTTATTCAGATGGAAAACTTTATACAAGATCTAAAAAACGGGGTAATATTCGAAAGGTTTTGGAATATTTAGTTAGTTTCGGTGCCACCAAACAAATACTAGTTGATGCACACCCACATATCGGAACTAACAAACTTCCTCGTATCATCCAAAATATTAGAGAGTGTATTTTATCTGCAGGTGGAGAAATTCACTTTAAAACAAGAATCACCGACCTAATTCTTGTTGGTAATTCCATAGCTGGGGTTAAGTCAGCATCTGGTGATCAATGGAAAGCAAAAAATGTGATCATTGCAACCGGTCATTCCGGCAGAGAAATGTTTCAACTCCTATATGAAAAAGGAATCGAAATTGAAACCAAACCTCTTGCGATTGGTGTTAGAGTCGAACATCCGCAAAGTTTGATTGATTCTATTCAATATCATTGTGATGTTAAAAATCCATTATTACCGGCTTCGGAATATTCCCTTGTAAAACAGATCAATGGAAGAGGTGTTTATAGTTTTTGTATGTGCCCAGGTGGGGTCATTGCTCCTTGTGCCACCAAACCAGGAGAAGTTGTCACCAACGGTTGGTCAAGTGCGGAACGTTCTCGTCCAACTGCCAACTCTGGAATCGTCGTAGAACTTCGATTTGATGATTTTAAGCCATTTGAATCTTATGGAGTGTTTTCTGCTCTCCAATACCAATCCTCTATAGAACAAAAAGCATTTTTAATGAATGGAGGCACACAGAAAGCTCCAGCACAACGTATGGTTGATTTCACAAACAACAAAGTTTCAGCCGAGCTTCCAAAAACTTCCTATACTCCAGGACTCGTATCAGTTTCACTTTCAGAATTACTTCCTCCACTCATTGCAGATGCTCTAAAAAAAGGATTTCAAGAATTCGATTCTTCTATGAAAGGATACTTTACTAACGAAGCCATCATCCACGCACCAGAAACACGTACATCTTCACCCATCCAAGTTCCGAGAAACCCAGAAACATTAGAACACATTCGAATCAAAGGATTGTTTCCTTGTGGGGAAGGTGCAGGTTATGCAGGTGGGATCGTATCTGCTGCCATCGATGGAATGAAATGTGCTGAGGCTGCGATTACTGGAAGTTTCTCTAAGTAA